A single Macaca fascicularis isolate 582-1 chromosome 13, T2T-MFA8v1.1 DNA region contains:
- the ZNF514 gene encoding zinc finger protein 514 isoform X5, with amino-acid sequence MTFEDVAVEFTQGEWGQLNPAQKDLYREVMLENFRNLAFLGLPVSKPYVICQLEEGGEPFIVEREISTGAYSDWERRSKSKESMPSWGISKEELFQVVSVEKHIEDVLQFSKLKAACGCDGQLEMQQIKQETHLKQMSTTHKPATTLSRDYEWNRFGRSLGLRSVLVNQHSVLMGEGSYKCDTEFRQTPEGNNSQRTHPEKRSCKCNECGKSFHFQSELRRHQRCHTGEKPYECSDCRRAFGHISSLIKHQRTHTGEKPYECSECGRAFSQSSSLVLHYRFHTGEKPYRCNECGRAFGHTSSLIKHQRTHTGEKPYECRECGRTFSQSSSLIVHYRFHTGEKPYKCNKCGRAFSQSSSLTQHYRFHTGEKPYKCNECGRAFAHTASLIKHQRSHAGKKPL; translated from the exons ATGACATTCGAAGATGTGGCCGTGGAATTCACCCAGGGGGAGTGGGGGCAGCTGAACCCTGCTCAGAAGGACCTCTACAGGGAGGTGATGCTGGAGAACTTCAGGAACCTGGCCTTTCTGG GCCTTCCAGTATCCAAACCATATGTGATCTGCCAGTTGGAGGAAGGGGGCGAGCCCTTCATCGTGGAGAGAGAAATCTCAACAGGGGCCTACTCAG actgGGAGAGAAGGTCTAAATCCAAGGAATCAATGCCAAGTTGGGGAATTTCCAAAGAAGAATTATTCCAGGTAGTATCAGTGGAAAAACATATTGAAGATGTGCTGCAGTTCTCAAAGTTGAAAGCAGCCTGCGGTTGCGATGGCCAGTTAGAGATGCAGCAGATAAAACAGGAGACACATCTGAAACAAATGTCAACCACTCACAAACCTGCTACCACCCTTAGCAGAGATTACGAATGGAATAGATTTGGGAGAAGCTTAGGTTTAAGATCAGTCCTTGTTAACCAACACAGTGTTCTAATGGGAGAAGGGTCTTATAAATGTGACACCGAATTCAGGCAGACTCCAGAGGGAAATAACTCTCAGAGAACCCATCCAGAGAAGAGATCTTGTAAATGCAATGAATGTGGGAAGTCCTTTCACTTCCAGTCAGAACTCCGGCGCCATCAGCGATGtcacactggagaaaagcccTACGAATGCAGTGACTGTAGAAGAGCCTTTGGTCATATTTCATCCCTTATTAAACATCAAAGAACTCATACTGGAGAAAAGCCCTATGAATGCAGTGAATGTGGGAGAGCCTTCAGCCAGAGCTCATCTCTTGTTCTGCACTATAGAtttcacacaggagagaaaccctacagaTGTAATGAGTGTGGACGAGCCTTTGGCCACACTTCCTCCCTTATTAAGCATCAGAGGACTCATACTGGAGAAAAGCCCTATGAATGCAGGGAATGTGGGAGAACCTTCAGCCAGAGCTCCTCACTCATTGTGCATTACAGatttcatactggagagaaaccttacaaatgcaATAAATGTGGGAGAGCCTTCAGCCAGAGTTCATCTCTCACTCAACATTACAGatttcacactggagagaagccctacaAATGTAATGAGTGTGGAAGGGCCTTTGCTCATACTGCATCGCTTATTAAACATCAGAGAAGTCATGCTGGGAAAAAACCCCTATGA
- the ZNF514 gene encoding zinc finger protein 514 isoform X1: MIKSYFRNKTTFFQSTEDGKAPIPAMVPRQCPPAWMRVCLLRHPGHLCHWKCWQRSETDCKSRKGEWALCPDFNLMTFEDVAVEFTQGEWGQLNPAQKDLYREVMLENFRNLAFLGLPVSKPYVICQLEEGGEPFIVEREISTGAYSDWERRSKSKESMPSWGISKEELFQVVSVEKHIEDVLQFSKLKAACGCDGQLEMQQIKQETHLKQMSTTHKPATTLSRDYEWNRFGRSLGLRSVLVNQHSVLMGEGSYKCDTEFRQTPEGNNSQRTHPEKRSCKCNECGKSFHFQSELRRHQRCHTGEKPYECSDCRRAFGHISSLIKHQRTHTGEKPYECSECGRAFSQSSSLVLHYRFHTGEKPYRCNECGRAFGHTSSLIKHQRTHTGEKPYECRECGRTFSQSSSLIVHYRFHTGEKPYKCNKCGRAFSQSSSLTQHYRFHTGEKPYKCNECGRAFAHTASLIKHQRSHAGKKPL, from the exons AGCACCGAAGATGGAAAAGCTCCTATACCAGCCATGGTTCCCAGACAATGTCCCCCTGCGTGGATGAGGGTTTGCTTGCTGCGCCATCCTGGCCATCTGTGCCACTGGAAGTGCTGGCAGAGAAGTGAAACAGACTGCAAAAGCAGGAAAGGAGAATGGGCTCTTTGCCCTGATTTT AACCTGATGACATTCGAAGATGTGGCCGTGGAATTCACCCAGGGGGAGTGGGGGCAGCTGAACCCTGCTCAGAAGGACCTCTACAGGGAGGTGATGCTGGAGAACTTCAGGAACCTGGCCTTTCTGG GCCTTCCAGTATCCAAACCATATGTGATCTGCCAGTTGGAGGAAGGGGGCGAGCCCTTCATCGTGGAGAGAGAAATCTCAACAGGGGCCTACTCAG actgGGAGAGAAGGTCTAAATCCAAGGAATCAATGCCAAGTTGGGGAATTTCCAAAGAAGAATTATTCCAGGTAGTATCAGTGGAAAAACATATTGAAGATGTGCTGCAGTTCTCAAAGTTGAAAGCAGCCTGCGGTTGCGATGGCCAGTTAGAGATGCAGCAGATAAAACAGGAGACACATCTGAAACAAATGTCAACCACTCACAAACCTGCTACCACCCTTAGCAGAGATTACGAATGGAATAGATTTGGGAGAAGCTTAGGTTTAAGATCAGTCCTTGTTAACCAACACAGTGTTCTAATGGGAGAAGGGTCTTATAAATGTGACACCGAATTCAGGCAGACTCCAGAGGGAAATAACTCTCAGAGAACCCATCCAGAGAAGAGATCTTGTAAATGCAATGAATGTGGGAAGTCCTTTCACTTCCAGTCAGAACTCCGGCGCCATCAGCGATGtcacactggagaaaagcccTACGAATGCAGTGACTGTAGAAGAGCCTTTGGTCATATTTCATCCCTTATTAAACATCAAAGAACTCATACTGGAGAAAAGCCCTATGAATGCAGTGAATGTGGGAGAGCCTTCAGCCAGAGCTCATCTCTTGTTCTGCACTATAGAtttcacacaggagagaaaccctacagaTGTAATGAGTGTGGACGAGCCTTTGGCCACACTTCCTCCCTTATTAAGCATCAGAGGACTCATACTGGAGAAAAGCCCTATGAATGCAGGGAATGTGGGAGAACCTTCAGCCAGAGCTCCTCACTCATTGTGCATTACAGatttcatactggagagaaaccttacaaatgcaATAAATGTGGGAGAGCCTTCAGCCAGAGTTCATCTCTCACTCAACATTACAGatttcacactggagagaagccctacaAATGTAATGAGTGTGGAAGGGCCTTTGCTCATACTGCATCGCTTATTAAACATCAGAGAAGTCATGCTGGGAAAAAACCCCTATGA
- the ZNF514 gene encoding zinc finger protein 514 isoform X2, which yields MDSTASASPSQNPALPPERFPGAKGATTSFLKARPQNLMTFEDVAVEFTQGEWGQLNPAQKDLYREVMLENFRNLAFLGLPVSKPYVICQLEEGGEPFIVEREISTGAYSDWERRSKSKESMPSWGISKEELFQVVSVEKHIEDVLQFSKLKAACGCDGQLEMQQIKQETHLKQMSTTHKPATTLSRDYEWNRFGRSLGLRSVLVNQHSVLMGEGSYKCDTEFRQTPEGNNSQRTHPEKRSCKCNECGKSFHFQSELRRHQRCHTGEKPYECSDCRRAFGHISSLIKHQRTHTGEKPYECSECGRAFSQSSSLVLHYRFHTGEKPYRCNECGRAFGHTSSLIKHQRTHTGEKPYECRECGRTFSQSSSLIVHYRFHTGEKPYKCNKCGRAFSQSSSLTQHYRFHTGEKPYKCNECGRAFAHTASLIKHQRSHAGKKPL from the exons ATGGACTCCACAGCATCAG CTTCCCCTTCTCAGAATCCTGCTCTTCCTCCAGAGAGATTCCCAGGAGCAAAGGGAGCAACCACTTCATTCCTGAAAGCAAGGCCTCAG AACCTGATGACATTCGAAGATGTGGCCGTGGAATTCACCCAGGGGGAGTGGGGGCAGCTGAACCCTGCTCAGAAGGACCTCTACAGGGAGGTGATGCTGGAGAACTTCAGGAACCTGGCCTTTCTGG GCCTTCCAGTATCCAAACCATATGTGATCTGCCAGTTGGAGGAAGGGGGCGAGCCCTTCATCGTGGAGAGAGAAATCTCAACAGGGGCCTACTCAG actgGGAGAGAAGGTCTAAATCCAAGGAATCAATGCCAAGTTGGGGAATTTCCAAAGAAGAATTATTCCAGGTAGTATCAGTGGAAAAACATATTGAAGATGTGCTGCAGTTCTCAAAGTTGAAAGCAGCCTGCGGTTGCGATGGCCAGTTAGAGATGCAGCAGATAAAACAGGAGACACATCTGAAACAAATGTCAACCACTCACAAACCTGCTACCACCCTTAGCAGAGATTACGAATGGAATAGATTTGGGAGAAGCTTAGGTTTAAGATCAGTCCTTGTTAACCAACACAGTGTTCTAATGGGAGAAGGGTCTTATAAATGTGACACCGAATTCAGGCAGACTCCAGAGGGAAATAACTCTCAGAGAACCCATCCAGAGAAGAGATCTTGTAAATGCAATGAATGTGGGAAGTCCTTTCACTTCCAGTCAGAACTCCGGCGCCATCAGCGATGtcacactggagaaaagcccTACGAATGCAGTGACTGTAGAAGAGCCTTTGGTCATATTTCATCCCTTATTAAACATCAAAGAACTCATACTGGAGAAAAGCCCTATGAATGCAGTGAATGTGGGAGAGCCTTCAGCCAGAGCTCATCTCTTGTTCTGCACTATAGAtttcacacaggagagaaaccctacagaTGTAATGAGTGTGGACGAGCCTTTGGCCACACTTCCTCCCTTATTAAGCATCAGAGGACTCATACTGGAGAAAAGCCCTATGAATGCAGGGAATGTGGGAGAACCTTCAGCCAGAGCTCCTCACTCATTGTGCATTACAGatttcatactggagagaaaccttacaaatgcaATAAATGTGGGAGAGCCTTCAGCCAGAGTTCATCTCTCACTCAACATTACAGatttcacactggagagaagccctacaAATGTAATGAGTGTGGAAGGGCCTTTGCTCATACTGCATCGCTTATTAAACATCAGAGAAGTCATGCTGGGAAAAAACCCCTATGA
- the ZNF514 gene encoding zinc finger protein 514 isoform X4 gives MQPGRWENLMTFEDVAVEFTQGEWGQLNPAQKDLYREVMLENFRNLAFLGLPVSKPYVICQLEEGGEPFIVEREISTGAYSDWERRSKSKESMPSWGISKEELFQVVSVEKHIEDVLQFSKLKAACGCDGQLEMQQIKQETHLKQMSTTHKPATTLSRDYEWNRFGRSLGLRSVLVNQHSVLMGEGSYKCDTEFRQTPEGNNSQRTHPEKRSCKCNECGKSFHFQSELRRHQRCHTGEKPYECSDCRRAFGHISSLIKHQRTHTGEKPYECSECGRAFSQSSSLVLHYRFHTGEKPYRCNECGRAFGHTSSLIKHQRTHTGEKPYECRECGRTFSQSSSLIVHYRFHTGEKPYKCNKCGRAFSQSSSLTQHYRFHTGEKPYKCNECGRAFAHTASLIKHQRSHAGKKPL, from the exons AACCTGATGACATTCGAAGATGTGGCCGTGGAATTCACCCAGGGGGAGTGGGGGCAGCTGAACCCTGCTCAGAAGGACCTCTACAGGGAGGTGATGCTGGAGAACTTCAGGAACCTGGCCTTTCTGG GCCTTCCAGTATCCAAACCATATGTGATCTGCCAGTTGGAGGAAGGGGGCGAGCCCTTCATCGTGGAGAGAGAAATCTCAACAGGGGCCTACTCAG actgGGAGAGAAGGTCTAAATCCAAGGAATCAATGCCAAGTTGGGGAATTTCCAAAGAAGAATTATTCCAGGTAGTATCAGTGGAAAAACATATTGAAGATGTGCTGCAGTTCTCAAAGTTGAAAGCAGCCTGCGGTTGCGATGGCCAGTTAGAGATGCAGCAGATAAAACAGGAGACACATCTGAAACAAATGTCAACCACTCACAAACCTGCTACCACCCTTAGCAGAGATTACGAATGGAATAGATTTGGGAGAAGCTTAGGTTTAAGATCAGTCCTTGTTAACCAACACAGTGTTCTAATGGGAGAAGGGTCTTATAAATGTGACACCGAATTCAGGCAGACTCCAGAGGGAAATAACTCTCAGAGAACCCATCCAGAGAAGAGATCTTGTAAATGCAATGAATGTGGGAAGTCCTTTCACTTCCAGTCAGAACTCCGGCGCCATCAGCGATGtcacactggagaaaagcccTACGAATGCAGTGACTGTAGAAGAGCCTTTGGTCATATTTCATCCCTTATTAAACATCAAAGAACTCATACTGGAGAAAAGCCCTATGAATGCAGTGAATGTGGGAGAGCCTTCAGCCAGAGCTCATCTCTTGTTCTGCACTATAGAtttcacacaggagagaaaccctacagaTGTAATGAGTGTGGACGAGCCTTTGGCCACACTTCCTCCCTTATTAAGCATCAGAGGACTCATACTGGAGAAAAGCCCTATGAATGCAGGGAATGTGGGAGAACCTTCAGCCAGAGCTCCTCACTCATTGTGCATTACAGatttcatactggagagaaaccttacaaatgcaATAAATGTGGGAGAGCCTTCAGCCAGAGTTCATCTCTCACTCAACATTACAGatttcacactggagagaagccctacaAATGTAATGAGTGTGGAAGGGCCTTTGCTCATACTGCATCGCTTATTAAACATCAGAGAAGTCATGCTGGGAAAAAACCCCTATGA
- the ZNF514 gene encoding zinc finger protein 514 isoform X3, protein MGASPSQNPALPPERFPGAKGATTSFLKARPQNLMTFEDVAVEFTQGEWGQLNPAQKDLYREVMLENFRNLAFLGLPVSKPYVICQLEEGGEPFIVEREISTGAYSDWERRSKSKESMPSWGISKEELFQVVSVEKHIEDVLQFSKLKAACGCDGQLEMQQIKQETHLKQMSTTHKPATTLSRDYEWNRFGRSLGLRSVLVNQHSVLMGEGSYKCDTEFRQTPEGNNSQRTHPEKRSCKCNECGKSFHFQSELRRHQRCHTGEKPYECSDCRRAFGHISSLIKHQRTHTGEKPYECSECGRAFSQSSSLVLHYRFHTGEKPYRCNECGRAFGHTSSLIKHQRTHTGEKPYECRECGRTFSQSSSLIVHYRFHTGEKPYKCNKCGRAFSQSSSLTQHYRFHTGEKPYKCNECGRAFAHTASLIKHQRSHAGKKPL, encoded by the exons CTTCCCCTTCTCAGAATCCTGCTCTTCCTCCAGAGAGATTCCCAGGAGCAAAGGGAGCAACCACTTCATTCCTGAAAGCAAGGCCTCAG AACCTGATGACATTCGAAGATGTGGCCGTGGAATTCACCCAGGGGGAGTGGGGGCAGCTGAACCCTGCTCAGAAGGACCTCTACAGGGAGGTGATGCTGGAGAACTTCAGGAACCTGGCCTTTCTGG GCCTTCCAGTATCCAAACCATATGTGATCTGCCAGTTGGAGGAAGGGGGCGAGCCCTTCATCGTGGAGAGAGAAATCTCAACAGGGGCCTACTCAG actgGGAGAGAAGGTCTAAATCCAAGGAATCAATGCCAAGTTGGGGAATTTCCAAAGAAGAATTATTCCAGGTAGTATCAGTGGAAAAACATATTGAAGATGTGCTGCAGTTCTCAAAGTTGAAAGCAGCCTGCGGTTGCGATGGCCAGTTAGAGATGCAGCAGATAAAACAGGAGACACATCTGAAACAAATGTCAACCACTCACAAACCTGCTACCACCCTTAGCAGAGATTACGAATGGAATAGATTTGGGAGAAGCTTAGGTTTAAGATCAGTCCTTGTTAACCAACACAGTGTTCTAATGGGAGAAGGGTCTTATAAATGTGACACCGAATTCAGGCAGACTCCAGAGGGAAATAACTCTCAGAGAACCCATCCAGAGAAGAGATCTTGTAAATGCAATGAATGTGGGAAGTCCTTTCACTTCCAGTCAGAACTCCGGCGCCATCAGCGATGtcacactggagaaaagcccTACGAATGCAGTGACTGTAGAAGAGCCTTTGGTCATATTTCATCCCTTATTAAACATCAAAGAACTCATACTGGAGAAAAGCCCTATGAATGCAGTGAATGTGGGAGAGCCTTCAGCCAGAGCTCATCTCTTGTTCTGCACTATAGAtttcacacaggagagaaaccctacagaTGTAATGAGTGTGGACGAGCCTTTGGCCACACTTCCTCCCTTATTAAGCATCAGAGGACTCATACTGGAGAAAAGCCCTATGAATGCAGGGAATGTGGGAGAACCTTCAGCCAGAGCTCCTCACTCATTGTGCATTACAGatttcatactggagagaaaccttacaaatgcaATAAATGTGGGAGAGCCTTCAGCCAGAGTTCATCTCTCACTCAACATTACAGatttcacactggagagaagccctacaAATGTAATGAGTGTGGAAGGGCCTTTGCTCATACTGCATCGCTTATTAAACATCAGAGAAGTCATGCTGGGAAAAAACCCCTATGA
- the ZNF514 gene encoding zinc finger protein 514 isoform X6 yields the protein MPSWGISKEELFQVVSVEKHIEDVLQFSKLKAACGCDGQLEMQQIKQETHLKQMSTTHKPATTLSRDYEWNRFGRSLGLRSVLVNQHSVLMGEGSYKCDTEFRQTPEGNNSQRTHPEKRSCKCNECGKSFHFQSELRRHQRCHTGEKPYECSDCRRAFGHISSLIKHQRTHTGEKPYECSECGRAFSQSSSLVLHYRFHTGEKPYRCNECGRAFGHTSSLIKHQRTHTGEKPYECRECGRTFSQSSSLIVHYRFHTGEKPYKCNKCGRAFSQSSSLTQHYRFHTGEKPYKCNECGRAFAHTASLIKHQRSHAGKKPL from the coding sequence ATGCCAAGTTGGGGAATTTCCAAAGAAGAATTATTCCAGGTAGTATCAGTGGAAAAACATATTGAAGATGTGCTGCAGTTCTCAAAGTTGAAAGCAGCCTGCGGTTGCGATGGCCAGTTAGAGATGCAGCAGATAAAACAGGAGACACATCTGAAACAAATGTCAACCACTCACAAACCTGCTACCACCCTTAGCAGAGATTACGAATGGAATAGATTTGGGAGAAGCTTAGGTTTAAGATCAGTCCTTGTTAACCAACACAGTGTTCTAATGGGAGAAGGGTCTTATAAATGTGACACCGAATTCAGGCAGACTCCAGAGGGAAATAACTCTCAGAGAACCCATCCAGAGAAGAGATCTTGTAAATGCAATGAATGTGGGAAGTCCTTTCACTTCCAGTCAGAACTCCGGCGCCATCAGCGATGtcacactggagaaaagcccTACGAATGCAGTGACTGTAGAAGAGCCTTTGGTCATATTTCATCCCTTATTAAACATCAAAGAACTCATACTGGAGAAAAGCCCTATGAATGCAGTGAATGTGGGAGAGCCTTCAGCCAGAGCTCATCTCTTGTTCTGCACTATAGAtttcacacaggagagaaaccctacagaTGTAATGAGTGTGGACGAGCCTTTGGCCACACTTCCTCCCTTATTAAGCATCAGAGGACTCATACTGGAGAAAAGCCCTATGAATGCAGGGAATGTGGGAGAACCTTCAGCCAGAGCTCCTCACTCATTGTGCATTACAGatttcatactggagagaaaccttacaaatgcaATAAATGTGGGAGAGCCTTCAGCCAGAGTTCATCTCTCACTCAACATTACAGatttcacactggagagaagccctacaAATGTAATGAGTGTGGAAGGGCCTTTGCTCATACTGCATCGCTTATTAAACATCAGAGAAGTCATGCTGGGAAAAAACCCCTATGA
- the ZNF514 gene encoding zinc finger protein 514 isoform X8 — MDSTASGLALECAEGQEPSWGASTGPNMRRTPGRGRGIALKGKGKAKAVRRLPSRWRHLTFQTQEAEAAVCWVWQGSLDDRGRGGGDGHGKLSQWPEESEESRRGSDLVLLLQGEDKQTQEGVALGQGSENSRAIWSLVIHLLNHLTNKVLPALLAQQCISFPFSESCSSSREIPRSKGSNHFIPESKASEPDDIRRCGRGIHPGGVGAAEPCSEGPLQGGDAGELQEPGLSGPSSIQTICDLPVGGRGRALHRGERNLNRGLLRLGEKV, encoded by the exons ATGGACTCCACAGCATCAGGTTTGGCTCTGGAGTGTGCAGAGGGCCAGGAGCCCTCTTGGGGAGCTAGTACCGGGCCCAATATGAGGAGGACCCCAGGAAGAGGCCGGGGAATCGCActgaaggggaaggggaaggctaAGGCTGTACGGCGTCTGCCTTCCCGGTGGCGACATCTAACCTTCcagacccaggaggctgaagccgcGGTCTGCTGGGTCTGGCAGGGGTCTCTAGATGACCGTGGCAGAGGTGGAGGAGATGGCCACGGAAAATTGTCCCAATGGCCAGAGGAGAGCGAGGAGAGCAGAAGAGGATCTGATCTCGTCCTGCTGCTGCAGGGAGAGGATAAGCAAACCCAAGAGGGAGTGGCCCTTGGCCAGGGATCAGAGAACAGTAGAGCCATTTGGAGCCTTGTCATCCACCTCCTTAATCACCTCACTAATAAGGTTCTTCCAGCCCTTCTAGCTCAGCAGTGTATAAG CTTCCCCTTCTCAGAATCCTGCTCTTCCTCCAGAGAGATTCCCAGGAGCAAAGGGAGCAACCACTTCATTCCTGAAAGCAAGGCCTCAG AACCTGATGACATTCGAAGATGTGGCCGTGGAATTCACCCAGGGGGAGTGGGGGCAGCTGAACCCTGCTCAGAAGGACCTCTACAGGGAGGTGATGCTGGAGAACTTCAGGAACCTGGCCTTTCTGG GCCTTCCAGTATCCAAACCATATGTGATCTGCCAGTTGGAGGAAGGGGGCGAGCCCTTCATCGTGGAGAGAGAAATCTCAACAGGGGCCTACTCAG actgGGAGAGAAGGTCTAA